A window of Thermodesulfobacteriota bacterium contains these coding sequences:
- the thpR gene encoding RNA 2',3'-cyclic phosphodiesterase, whose translation MRLFIAALLPDEVKSAFAGYIASLRKVTEGVKWEKEEKLHITLKFLGETDEATAGAVSFVTGAAAGNYAPFEMSTGNLGGFPDLERPHILYAGLSQNPGLSALQGEIDEGLEPHGFGREKRTFVPHVTIGRVNGRMRTIGPLPIPEKIRFTVREISVVGSVLGKTGSVYTPVRTFILGG comes from the coding sequence TTGAGACTCTTCATTGCAGCGCTTCTCCCGGACGAAGTGAAGTCAGCGTTCGCAGGTTACATAGCTTCGCTCCGGAAAGTCACCGAAGGCGTGAAGTGGGAAAAGGAAGAGAAGCTCCACATAACGCTTAAGTTCCTCGGCGAAACGGACGAGGCCACTGCCGGGGCGGTGTCCTTCGTTACCGGCGCGGCAGCCGGGAATTACGCCCCCTTCGAGATGAGCACCGGGAACCTCGGCGGATTCCCCGACCTTGAAAGGCCGCATATTCTTTATGCCGGCCTCTCCCAGAACCCCGGTCTTTCGGCGCTGCAAGGCGAAATCGACGAGGGACTCGAGCCCCACGGATTCGGGAGGGAGAAGAGAACGTTCGTCCCACACGTCACCATCGGGAGGGTGAACGGCAGGATGAGGACGATCGGCCCGCTCCCTATACCGGAGAAGATCCGCTTTACTGTCAGGGAAATTTCCGTAGTCGGAAGCGTCCTCGGAAAGACGGGCTCCGTTTACACGCCGGTTCGTACCTTCATTCTCGGCGGATAA